From a single Microbacterium murale genomic region:
- a CDS encoding MalY/PatB family protein: MSPQNFDALTADDLREAGSMKWTMFPDMVGAFVAEMDFGVAPAVKDAVNSAMERGLTGYLPSHLADDLAQATSTWYRDSYGWGVPAARVHHVPDVIAAFEFAIEQFTSPGAAVIVPTPAYMPFLMVPQMHGRRVIEVPSIEIDGRWQVDHDAVTAAFADGGELFVLCNPHNPLGTVSTREELERISETVAAASGRVFSDEIHAPLVYAPAQHIPYASISDIAAGHTITAASASKAWNLAGLKCAQIILSNDDDALMWESAGGWVGHGTSTLGAVANIGAYAGGGDWLREVVDYLDGNRRLMAELVAEHLPDVRMTTPEGTYIAMLDFRGTGLTGDLGTWFRENAGVAMTDGAACGVAAVGFTRFVFAMPRPLITEAIMRIASALTERAALTSAVSSH; encoded by the coding sequence ATGTCGCCCCAGAACTTCGACGCACTCACGGCGGACGATCTGCGCGAGGCCGGCAGCATGAAGTGGACGATGTTCCCCGACATGGTCGGCGCGTTCGTCGCAGAGATGGACTTCGGCGTCGCACCGGCGGTGAAGGATGCCGTGAACTCGGCGATGGAGCGCGGCCTCACCGGCTACCTCCCCTCCCATCTCGCCGATGACCTCGCACAGGCGACGTCGACTTGGTACCGCGATTCCTACGGCTGGGGCGTTCCGGCGGCGCGCGTGCATCATGTTCCCGACGTCATCGCGGCGTTCGAGTTCGCGATCGAGCAGTTCACGAGCCCCGGTGCCGCAGTCATCGTTCCGACGCCGGCGTACATGCCGTTCCTGATGGTGCCGCAGATGCACGGGCGCCGGGTCATCGAGGTGCCGAGCATCGAGATCGACGGCCGCTGGCAAGTCGACCACGATGCGGTGACCGCGGCCTTCGCCGATGGAGGCGAACTGTTCGTCCTGTGCAACCCGCACAACCCGCTCGGCACTGTATCGACGCGGGAAGAACTCGAGCGCATCTCCGAGACCGTCGCCGCCGCGAGCGGACGAGTGTTCTCCGACGAGATCCACGCGCCGCTGGTCTACGCCCCCGCCCAGCACATCCCCTACGCCTCGATCTCCGACATCGCCGCAGGTCACACCATCACCGCGGCATCCGCGTCCAAGGCCTGGAACCTCGCAGGGCTCAAGTGCGCGCAGATCATCCTCTCCAACGACGACGACGCCCTGATGTGGGAGAGCGCCGGCGGGTGGGTCGGTCACGGCACCTCCACGCTCGGGGCGGTCGCGAACATCGGCGCCTATGCCGGTGGCGGTGACTGGCTGCGGGAGGTCGTCGACTACCTCGACGGCAACCGTCGCCTGATGGCCGAACTCGTCGCAGAGCACCTTCCCGATGTTCGGATGACGACGCCCGAGGGCACCTACATCGCGATGCTGGACTTCCGCGGCACCGGTCTCACCGGCGACCTCGGCACGTGGTTCCGCGAGAACGCCGGGGTGGCGATGACCGATGGCGCGGCGTGCGGTGTCGCAGCGGTGGGTTTCACGCGCTTCGTCTTCGCGATGCCGCGACCGCTGATCACCGAGGCGATCATGCGGATCGCCTCAGCTCTGACAGAACGCGCAGCGCTGACGTCAGCCGTCTCCTCGCACTGA